One Pantoea trifolii DNA segment encodes these proteins:
- a CDS encoding efflux RND transporter permease subunit produces the protein MSKFFIERPIFAWVIAIIVMLVGAIAAISLPVNQYPNISAPAVSISVTYPGASAETTQNTVVQVIEQQLNGLDGLRYLESSSASDGSAQIIATFNQGINPDIAQVQVQDRVSLAESQLPTDVTQQGIRIRKYQKNFMMVIGLIAKDGKLTNGDLADMLVSKLEDPISRTPGVGDFMVLGSEYAMRIWLDPAKLYKYNLMPSDVTTAIDNQNVQVSSGSLGGLPTIQSAKTQATILGKTRFTTVKQFENVLLKVNSDGSQVRLKDVASVALGPQSYGIDATMNGKPAAGIALRLATGANELDTAKAVRQTIADLKDSLPDNVEIQYPYDTSPVVSASIEEVVKTLIEAVVLVFFVMLIFLQNLRATLITTLVVPVVLLGTFGILSAFGYSINTLTMFGMVLAIGLLVDDAIVVVENVERVMHEEHLDPKAATIKSMQQIQGALFGIALVLSAVLLPMAFFSGLTGVIYRQFSVTIVSAMALSVIMALIFTPALCATLLKPAAAEHKTTGFAGWFNRKFDSGAMHYTNGVSKVISRRGLFLVIYLVIVGVTGFLFTRVPTTFLPGEDQGLMMVQITLPVNSSSQRTQQVINDLNAYLQQNEASVVTTTFGVAGFNFAGRGQSNAMAFVRLKDWGDRTHSGQSVQDLANRVMAHFANYQNAKIFAMVPPAVMELGNATGFDLYLQDTGAHSHQQMMDAAHQLISLANKDPHLAQVRLNGLEDEPQYQLEINDEKASALGLSMTDINNTLSVAWGSSYIDQFMYNGRVKEVYLMGKADSRVTPSDLDKWYFRNSSGTMVPFSAFASGKWVYGSPHFERFNGLTAEEILGSPAPGQSTGEAMKAVEQLAKQLPHGFRVQWYGISYEEQASGSQTTQLYLISILVVFLCLAALYESWSIPFSVIMVVPLGILGTISAVLLRGLQNDVFFQVGLLTTVGLAAKNAILIVEFAKELHEREGKTLVEAAVEAARLRIRPIIMTSMAFILGVLPLTISNGAGAGSQHSIGTAVAGGMITATFLAIFFVPMFYVVVSQFFARKKQTSAEVVKNEH, from the coding sequence ATGTCGAAGTTTTTTATTGAACGTCCAATTTTTGCCTGGGTTATCGCGATTATCGTGATGCTGGTGGGCGCGATTGCCGCTATCAGTTTGCCGGTCAATCAATATCCTAACATCTCCGCGCCGGCGGTCTCCATCTCGGTGACCTATCCGGGCGCCAGCGCCGAAACCACGCAAAACACCGTGGTGCAGGTGATTGAGCAGCAGCTGAACGGCCTGGATGGTTTGCGTTATCTGGAGTCGAGCAGCGCCTCGGACGGTAGCGCGCAGATCATCGCCACCTTTAATCAGGGCATCAATCCCGATATCGCCCAGGTTCAGGTGCAGGACCGCGTGTCGCTGGCGGAGTCGCAGTTGCCCACCGATGTCACGCAGCAAGGCATCCGTATCCGTAAGTACCAGAAAAACTTCATGATGGTCATTGGGCTGATCGCCAAAGACGGCAAGCTGACCAACGGCGATCTGGCCGACATGCTGGTGTCGAAACTGGAAGATCCGATCTCGCGTACGCCGGGCGTCGGCGACTTCATGGTGCTGGGATCCGAATACGCGATGCGCATCTGGCTCGATCCGGCCAAGCTGTATAAATACAATCTGATGCCGAGCGATGTCACTACCGCGATTGATAACCAGAACGTGCAGGTGTCGTCCGGTTCACTCGGCGGTTTGCCGACCATTCAGAGCGCAAAAACCCAGGCGACGATCCTCGGCAAAACCCGTTTCACCACCGTGAAGCAGTTTGAGAATGTGCTGCTGAAAGTGAACAGCGACGGCTCGCAGGTGCGGCTGAAAGATGTGGCTAGCGTAGCGCTCGGGCCGCAAAGTTACGGCATCGACGCCACCATGAACGGCAAACCGGCCGCCGGTATCGCGCTGCGTCTGGCAACCGGCGCTAACGAACTGGATACCGCCAAAGCGGTGCGCCAAACCATCGCCGACCTGAAAGATTCGCTGCCGGATAACGTCGAAATTCAGTACCCGTACGACACCTCGCCGGTGGTCAGCGCCTCGATTGAAGAAGTGGTGAAAACGCTGATCGAAGCGGTAGTGCTGGTGTTCTTCGTGATGCTGATCTTCCTGCAAAACCTGCGCGCTACGCTGATCACCACGCTGGTGGTACCGGTGGTGCTGCTGGGCACCTTCGGCATTCTGTCGGCGTTTGGTTACAGCATTAACACTCTCACCATGTTCGGTATGGTGCTCGCCATCGGGTTGCTGGTGGATGACGCCATTGTGGTGGTGGAGAACGTCGAGCGAGTGATGCACGAAGAGCATCTCGATCCCAAAGCCGCCACCATCAAGTCGATGCAGCAGATTCAGGGCGCGCTGTTTGGCATTGCGCTGGTGTTGTCGGCGGTGCTGCTGCCGATGGCGTTCTTCTCCGGATTGACCGGTGTGATTTATCGCCAGTTCTCGGTCACCATCGTTTCGGCGATGGCGCTGTCGGTGATCATGGCGCTGATCTTCACGCCTGCGCTGTGCGCCACCTTGCTGAAACCGGCGGCGGCGGAGCACAAAACCACCGGATTCGCCGGTTGGTTTAACCGCAAGTTCGACAGCGGGGCGATGCATTACACCAACGGCGTCAGCAAAGTGATTTCCCGTCGCGGCCTGTTCCTGGTGATCTATCTGGTGATTGTCGGCGTGACGGGCTTTTTGTTCACCCGCGTACCCACCACCTTCCTGCCGGGCGAAGATCAGGGCTTGATGATGGTGCAAATCACACTGCCGGTGAACTCGTCGTCGCAGCGTACTCAGCAGGTCATCAACGATCTCAACGCCTATCTGCAACAGAACGAAGCGTCGGTGGTGACCACCACCTTTGGCGTGGCGGGCTTTAACTTTGCCGGTCGCGGTCAGAGCAACGCCATGGCCTTTGTGCGCCTGAAAGATTGGGGCGACCGCACGCACAGCGGGCAAAGCGTACAGGATTTGGCGAACCGCGTGATGGCGCACTTCGCCAACTATCAGAACGCCAAAATCTTCGCCATGGTGCCGCCAGCGGTGATGGAGCTGGGCAACGCAACCGGCTTCGACCTCTATCTTCAGGATACCGGCGCGCACAGCCATCAGCAGATGATGGATGCCGCGCACCAGCTTATTTCGCTGGCGAACAAAGATCCGCATCTGGCGCAGGTGCGTCTTAACGGGCTGGAAGATGAGCCGCAGTATCAGCTGGAGATCAATGATGAGAAGGCCAGCGCGCTTGGCCTGAGCATGACCGACATCAACAACACCTTGTCGGTGGCTTGGGGCTCCAGCTACATCGATCAGTTCATGTATAACGGCCGCGTGAAAGAGGTCTATCTGATGGGCAAAGCGGACTCACGCGTCACGCCGTCCGATCTCGACAAATGGTACTTCCGCAACAGCAGCGGCACCATGGTGCCATTCTCCGCTTTTGCTTCGGGTAAATGGGTGTATGGCTCGCCGCACTTTGAACGCTTTAACGGCTTAACCGCCGAAGAGATCCTCGGATCGCCCGCGCCGGGCCAAAGTACCGGTGAAGCGATGAAAGCGGTGGAGCAGCTGGCGAAGCAGCTGCCGCACGGATTCCGCGTGCAGTGGTACGGCATTTCGTATGAGGAGCAAGCCTCCGGCAGCCAAACCACGCAGCTCTATCTGATCTCGATTCTGGTGGTGTTCCTGTGTCTGGCGGCGCTGTACGAGAGCTGGTCGATTCCGTTCTCGGTGATCATGGTGGTGCCGCTCGGCATTCTTGGCACCATCAGCGCGGTGCTACTGCGCGGCCTGCAGAACGATGTGTTCTTCCAGGTTGGCTTACTCACCACGGTCGGGCTGGCGGCGAAGAACGCCATTTTGATCGTAGAGTTTGCCAAAGAGCTGCATGAGCGTGAGGGCAAAACGCTGGTGGAAGCGGCGGTGGAAGCGGCGCGGCTGCGTATCCGTCCAATCATTATGACCTCGATGGCGTTTATTCTCGGCGTGCTGCCGCTGACCATCTCCAACGGCGCGGGCGCTGGCAGTCAGCACTCGATTGGTACGGCGGTAGCGGGCGGGATGATCACCGCGACTTTCCTCGCCATTTTCTTTGTGCCGATGTTTTACGTGGTGGTTTCGCAGTTCTTTGCGCGCAAGAAACAAACATCCGCAGAGGTGGTTAAAAATGAACATTAG
- a CDS encoding efflux RND transporter periplasmic adaptor subunit, translating into MRLKILSASVVFLLAACDQGGAKPAASATPQVGVVNLKAQPVTLVSQLPGRTTAVRTAQVRPQVSGVIEKILFTEGGEVKAGQPLYQIDPATYKAAYDKAMTTWQNDAMVVKRYQPLANAHAISQQIYDDAVAAAREAQADVETAKVNLDYTLVKAPISGHISRSLFTAGALVTNGQTDYLATITQLDPIYVDVSESSTDLLRLRRALADGKIAKVADNTAAVGLSLEDNSQYAEQGKLAFSEVNVDTATGTVVLRAVFPNPHNELLPGMYVHASFPQGIQQQGILLPQESIMHDTKGQPYVYVVKSDNTIEQRSIHTGEMIKGEWLVTSGLQQGENVVVNNLQSVRSGVKVTTTAANTNDTPSANAVSLSMTDAAAQ; encoded by the coding sequence ATGCGCCTGAAAATTCTTTCTGCCAGCGTGGTGTTTTTACTGGCAGCCTGTGACCAGGGCGGAGCAAAGCCCGCCGCATCCGCCACCCCGCAAGTGGGCGTGGTCAACCTGAAAGCGCAACCCGTTACGCTTGTTAGCCAATTGCCAGGCCGAACCACGGCGGTGAGAACTGCGCAGGTGCGTCCGCAGGTGAGCGGCGTGATTGAAAAAATCCTGTTTACTGAGGGCGGTGAAGTGAAAGCCGGCCAGCCGCTGTATCAAATCGATCCGGCCACCTATAAAGCCGCCTACGACAAAGCGATGACGACCTGGCAGAACGATGCAATGGTGGTGAAACGCTATCAGCCGCTGGCCAACGCGCACGCCATCAGCCAGCAAATCTACGACGATGCGGTTGCCGCCGCGCGTGAAGCGCAGGCCGATGTGGAAACCGCCAAGGTGAATCTCGATTACACGCTGGTGAAAGCGCCGATTTCCGGCCACATCAGCCGCTCGCTGTTTACCGCCGGTGCGCTGGTCACCAACGGGCAAACCGATTATCTCGCCACCATCACTCAGCTTGATCCGATCTATGTCGATGTCAGCGAATCCTCCACCGATCTGCTGCGTCTGCGCCGCGCGCTGGCCGACGGCAAAATCGCCAAAGTGGCCGACAACACCGCCGCAGTGGGCTTGTCGCTGGAAGATAACAGCCAGTACGCCGAGCAAGGCAAGCTGGCGTTCTCGGAAGTGAATGTTGATACCGCCACCGGCACCGTGGTGCTGCGCGCGGTGTTCCCGAATCCACACAACGAACTGCTGCCTGGCATGTACGTGCACGCCAGCTTCCCGCAGGGCATTCAGCAGCAGGGCATTTTGCTGCCGCAAGAGTCGATCATGCATGACACCAAAGGCCAGCCGTATGTCTATGTGGTGAAAAGCGACAACACCATTGAGCAGCGCAGCATCCACACCGGCGAGATGATCAAAGGCGAATGGTTGGTAACGTCGGGCCTGCAGCAAGGGGAAAACGTGGTGGTGAACAACCTGCAAAGCGTGCGCAGCGGGGTGAAAGTCACCACTACCGCTGCCAACACCAATGACACGCCATCCGCCAATGCGGTGAGTCTTTCGATGACTGACGCAGCAGCGCAATAG
- a CDS encoding toxin-antitoxin system HicB family antitoxin, whose protein sequence is MPKTKDRTPKGEGRSSAFQLRIHPELHEQLRSVTEDDNVTLSCWLKELARCELRRRGIEPKG, encoded by the coding sequence ATGCCAAAAACCAAAGACCGCACGCCAAAAGGCGAGGGCCGATCCTCGGCGTTTCAGTTACGTATTCATCCGGAGCTGCATGAACAGCTGCGCAGTGTGACCGAAGACGACAACGTTACGCTGTCGTGCTGGTTAAAAGAGCTGGCACGCTGCGAGCTGCGCCGCCGCGGCATCGAACCCAAAGGTTAA
- a CDS encoding penicillin-binding transpeptidase domain-containing protein, whose product MPQIKKFLGKDQIKAPFNPFRFRLICLGVFCCLVLLLICVGDLQLIKHPMLEHEADQRSLRTVTLPTNRGTLLDRDGQALALSVPARDIIADPMRVLEANPDFTSAKWAYLAAALNQRPEDLRAAITANPKKRFLYLGRKIELGIAKDIAELKLKGISSVYNDSRFYPMSEAAAPLIGIVGADSNGLNGIEKGFDHVLQGDPGKEVYRQDGEGNIIAMIDYQPPQQPPTVQLSIDKFDQFTLYSKLRDGVLLNKADSGAAVLVKIDTGEILAMASYPSFNPNNYENATPAQMRNSAINDSYEPGSTVKPLVVMEGLERHLVRADSVIDTTPYSVNGHLIRDVGHWPRLTMTGILQKSSDIGVSHIALAMPAEALVNTYQAFGLGKPTGLGLTGESVGYFPLHRERWADIERATFAFGYGLRVTPLQIAREYATLGSYGVYRPLSITKVTPPVLGKQVANPQVVQTVVHMLESDVLPGGTGVRAAVPGYRLATKTGTAEKMGTSGKYDGGYINYTAGIAPASHPEVALVVMINHPTAGDHFGGSVAAPIFGNIMGPVLKHMNVAPDAIYSKPSSDKS is encoded by the coding sequence ATGCCTCAAATAAAAAAATTTCTGGGAAAAGACCAGATAAAAGCGCCCTTTAACCCGTTTCGTTTTCGCCTGATTTGCCTTGGCGTTTTCTGCTGTCTGGTGCTGTTGCTGATTTGCGTTGGTGACCTACAGCTGATCAAGCATCCGATGCTAGAGCACGAAGCCGATCAGCGTTCGCTGCGTACCGTGACGCTGCCGACTAATCGCGGCACCTTGCTGGATCGCGACGGCCAGGCGTTAGCGCTGAGCGTTCCGGCGCGTGACATCATCGCCGATCCAATGCGCGTGCTGGAGGCGAATCCCGATTTCACCAGCGCCAAATGGGCGTATCTGGCGGCGGCGCTCAATCAGCGTCCGGAAGATCTGCGCGCGGCCATTACCGCCAACCCGAAAAAACGTTTCCTCTATCTGGGCCGTAAAATCGAACTCGGCATCGCTAAAGATATCGCCGAGCTGAAACTGAAAGGCATCAGTTCGGTGTATAACGACAGCCGTTTCTATCCGATGAGTGAAGCGGCCGCGCCGCTGATTGGTATCGTGGGAGCCGACAGCAACGGCCTGAATGGCATCGAAAAAGGCTTCGACCATGTGCTGCAGGGCGATCCCGGCAAAGAGGTTTATCGTCAGGATGGCGAAGGCAACATCATTGCGATGATCGATTACCAGCCGCCACAGCAGCCGCCAACCGTGCAGCTCAGCATCGACAAGTTCGACCAATTCACGCTCTACAGCAAACTGCGCGACGGCGTACTGCTGAACAAAGCGGATTCGGGCGCGGCGGTATTGGTGAAAATCGACACCGGCGAAATTCTGGCGATGGCTTCTTATCCGTCGTTCAACCCGAACAATTATGAAAACGCCACGCCGGCGCAGATGCGTAACTCGGCGATCAACGACAGCTACGAACCTGGCTCCACGGTGAAGCCGCTTGTGGTGATGGAAGGGCTGGAGCGCCATCTGGTGCGCGCCGACTCGGTGATCGATACCACGCCGTACAGCGTTAACGGCCACCTGATCCGCGACGTCGGTCACTGGCCGCGCCTCACCATGACCGGCATCCTGCAGAAATCGAGTGACATCGGCGTCTCGCACATTGCGCTGGCAATGCCCGCTGAAGCGCTGGTTAATACCTATCAGGCGTTTGGTCTGGGTAAACCTACCGGGCTGGGATTGACCGGCGAGAGCGTCGGTTACTTCCCGCTGCATCGCGAGCGCTGGGCCGATATCGAACGCGCCACCTTCGCCTTTGGCTACGGCTTGCGCGTTACGCCTCTGCAGATTGCGCGTGAATACGCCACGCTCGGCTCTTACGGCGTCTATCGTCCGCTGTCGATCACTAAAGTGACGCCGCCGGTGTTAGGCAAACAGGTGGCGAATCCGCAGGTGGTGCAAACCGTGGTGCATATGCTGGAGAGCGACGTGCTGCCAGGCGGCACCGGTGTTAGAGCGGCGGTGCCGGGTTATCGTCTGGCGACCAAAACCGGTACCGCAGAGAAGATGGGCACCAGCGGCAAGTACGATGGCGGTTATATCAACTACACCGCAGGCATCGCGCCTGCCAGCCATCCGGAAGTGGCGCTGGTGGTGATGATCAACCATCCTACTGCTGGCGATCACTTTGGTGGATCGGTGGCGGCACCGATCTTCGGCAACATCATGGGCCCGGTACTCAAGCACATGAACGTGGCACCTGACGCGATCTACAGTAAACCTTCTTCAGATAAATCTTAG
- a CDS encoding molybdopterin-dependent oxidoreductase: MKTRVPHLAHWGAFTAVTENDRLIGCEPFFADADPSPMLNTIPELVYSDKRIRQPMVRRSWLKSRENSDRTLRGREDFVAVDWDTALDLVAEENRRVRDRYGAAGIFNGSYGWSSAGRVNHARTLIRRFYFQGGGGVDQQGNYSWGAAQFFLPYVIGTYMPLTGRVTDWPEVVQHADIFIAFGGLALKNAQVASGGAGQHSLKPALEQLSAKGTPIINISPMRDDCPAFVNAEWIPIRPNTDVALMLALGFEITRHNALDESFLASHCIGWPQLRGYLLGESDGIAKTPEWASSITGIPAARIALLAQQLIGKRSFITCSYSVQRAHRGEQPYWMMIALSSMLGQPGLPGGGFSFGHGSMNSVGNPRQDGPAPMMSTGPNPGNLSIPVARISDMLLNPGQPYAFQGETQHYPDIHLVHWAGGNPFHHHQQLNRLVEGWQRPDTVIVQDIVWTPAAQMADIVLPATTTLERNDIGGSSRDRFVLAMHQAIKPQHQARNDFDIFADIADRLGYREVFTEGRNEMQWIEHLYQQCAVAHARRDIPFPEFDEFWERGFVEIPEGGKPFVFMDDFRANPETHPIQTASGKIELFCQTIADYQLDDFAGHPEWREPQEWLGAPLSSQFPLHMISIQPSDRLHSQMDATATVQGNKTAGHETLYMHPQDAATRDIQNGDEIEVSNARGRMLAGVRLTDGLTPGVVIIATGAWFDPGFGRAWQPWDRAGNPNVLTLDIGTSSLTQGPNAMSCLVEIKKHLM; the protein is encoded by the coding sequence ATGAAAACTCGCGTGCCACACCTGGCGCACTGGGGTGCATTCACTGCCGTCACTGAAAACGATCGCCTGATTGGCTGTGAACCCTTCTTCGCCGATGCCGATCCGTCGCCGATGCTCAACACCATTCCTGAACTGGTCTATTCGGATAAGCGTATCCGCCAGCCAATGGTGCGCCGTTCATGGCTGAAGTCGCGCGAGAACAGCGATCGCACCTTACGCGGTCGGGAAGATTTCGTGGCGGTGGATTGGGATACCGCGCTCGATTTGGTGGCGGAAGAGAATCGCCGCGTGCGCGATCGCTACGGCGCAGCGGGCATTTTCAACGGCTCATACGGCTGGTCATCCGCCGGGCGCGTCAACCACGCGCGCACGCTGATTCGCCGCTTCTATTTTCAGGGCGGCGGCGGGGTCGATCAGCAAGGCAACTACAGCTGGGGCGCGGCGCAGTTCTTCCTGCCGTACGTGATTGGCACCTACATGCCGCTCACTGGCCGCGTGACCGACTGGCCGGAAGTGGTGCAGCACGCCGACATCTTTATCGCCTTCGGCGGCCTGGCGCTGAAAAACGCGCAGGTGGCGTCCGGCGGCGCGGGGCAGCACAGCCTGAAACCGGCGCTGGAGCAGCTTAGCGCCAAAGGCACGCCAATCATTAACATTAGCCCGATGCGCGATGACTGTCCGGCGTTCGTCAATGCCGAGTGGATTCCGATTCGCCCGAACACCGACGTGGCGCTGATGCTGGCGCTGGGTTTTGAAATCACCAGGCATAACGCGCTGGATGAAAGCTTCCTCGCCAGCCACTGTATCGGCTGGCCGCAGCTGCGCGGCTATCTGCTCGGTGAAAGCGATGGCATCGCCAAAACGCCTGAGTGGGCCAGCAGCATTACCGGCATTCCGGCGGCGCGCATTGCTTTGCTGGCGCAGCAGCTGATTGGCAAACGCAGCTTTATTACCTGCTCCTATTCGGTACAGCGCGCCCATCGCGGCGAGCAGCCGTACTGGATGATGATTGCGCTGTCGTCAATGCTCGGTCAGCCGGGCTTGCCGGGCGGCGGTTTCTCCTTTGGTCACGGCTCGATGAACAGCGTCGGCAATCCGCGTCAGGACGGTCCGGCACCGATGATGAGCACCGGCCCGAATCCGGGCAATTTGTCGATTCCGGTGGCGCGCATCAGCGACATGCTGCTCAATCCCGGCCAGCCGTACGCATTCCAGGGTGAAACCCAGCACTATCCGGATATCCATTTGGTGCACTGGGCGGGCGGCAATCCGTTCCATCATCATCAGCAGCTCAATCGTCTGGTGGAAGGCTGGCAGCGCCCGGATACCGTGATTGTGCAGGATATCGTCTGGACGCCGGCGGCGCAGATGGCGGATATCGTGTTGCCCGCCACCACCACGCTGGAGCGTAACGACATCGGCGGATCGTCGCGCGATCGCTTCGTGCTGGCAATGCATCAGGCGATCAAGCCGCAGCATCAGGCGCGCAATGATTTCGACATCTTCGCTGATATCGCCGATCGTCTGGGCTACCGTGAGGTGTTCACCGAAGGGCGTAATGAGATGCAGTGGATTGAGCATCTGTATCAGCAGTGCGCAGTGGCGCATGCGCGCCGCGATATTCCTTTCCCGGAGTTCGATGAGTTCTGGGAGCGCGGTTTTGTCGAGATTCCCGAAGGCGGCAAGCCGTTCGTGTTTATGGATGATTTCCGCGCTAACCCAGAAACGCATCCAATTCAAACCGCCAGCGGCAAGATTGAGCTGTTCTGCCAAACCATTGCCGATTATCAGCTGGACGATTTCGCCGGCCATCCCGAGTGGCGCGAGCCGCAAGAGTGGCTGGGCGCGCCGCTCAGTTCACAGTTTCCGCTGCATATGATCTCGATTCAGCCATCCGATCGTCTGCACAGCCAGATGGACGCCACCGCCACGGTGCAAGGCAACAAAACCGCCGGACATGAGACGCTGTATATGCATCCGCAGGATGCGGCAACGCGTGATATTCAGAATGGTGATGAGATTGAGGTGAGCAACGCGCGTGGTCGCATGCTGGCCGGTGTGCGCCTGACCGACGGTTTAACGCCGGGCGTGGTGATCATCGCCACCGGCGCCTGGTTCGATCCCGGATTTGGTCGCGCCTGGCAGCCGTGGGATCGCGCCGGCAACCCGAATGTACTGACGTTAGACATCGGTACCTCGTCGTTAACCCAGGGCCCTAACGCCATGAGTTGCCTGGTGGAAATCAAAAAACATCTGATGTGA
- the galR gene encoding HTH-type transcriptional regulator GalR, with protein sequence MATIKDVARMAGVSVATVSRVINNSPKASESSRLAVTAAMEQLQYHPNANARALAQQSTETLGLVVGDVSDPFFGAMVKAVDEVAGQTGNFLLIGNGYHNEQKERQAIEQLMRHRCAALVVHAKKIPDDDLEMLMKQVPGMVLLNRLLKGFEHRCIALDDRYGAWLATRHLIQQGHTQIAFICSTHTISDAEDRLQGYYDALKEHGLPCNDRLVAWGEPDEVGGEQAMTELMGRGKQFTAVACYNDSMAAGALAVLSDNGIRVPEEMSLIGFDDVLVSRYVRPRLTTVRYPIVTMAQQAAQLALALANGSEMPEVTNMFSPTLVRRHSVSGPG encoded by the coding sequence ATGGCTACCATTAAGGATGTTGCCCGTATGGCTGGGGTGTCGGTTGCGACCGTCTCCCGCGTCATCAATAATTCGCCCAAAGCCAGCGAGAGTTCTCGCCTCGCCGTCACGGCGGCAATGGAGCAGTTGCAGTATCACCCGAACGCCAACGCACGCGCCCTGGCGCAGCAATCCACCGAAACCCTGGGGTTAGTGGTGGGCGATGTTTCCGACCCGTTTTTTGGCGCGATGGTCAAAGCGGTGGATGAAGTTGCGGGCCAAACCGGCAACTTTTTGCTGATTGGTAACGGTTACCACAATGAGCAAAAAGAGCGTCAGGCGATTGAGCAACTGATGCGTCATCGCTGCGCCGCCTTAGTGGTGCACGCCAAGAAAATCCCCGATGACGATTTAGAGATGCTGATGAAGCAGGTGCCGGGCATGGTGCTGCTGAATCGTCTGCTGAAAGGCTTTGAGCATCGCTGCATCGCGCTGGATGACCGCTACGGCGCGTGGCTGGCAACGCGCCATCTGATTCAGCAAGGCCATACGCAAATCGCCTTTATCTGCTCCACTCACACCATTTCCGATGCTGAAGATCGTCTGCAAGGCTATTACGACGCGCTGAAAGAGCACGGTTTGCCGTGCAACGATCGTTTAGTGGCGTGGGGCGAACCGGACGAAGTGGGCGGCGAGCAGGCGATGACCGAGCTGATGGGACGCGGCAAGCAGTTCACGGCGGTGGCCTGTTATAACGATTCGATGGCCGCCGGCGCGCTGGCGGTGCTGAGTGATAACGGCATTCGCGTGCCGGAAGAGATGTCGCTGATTGGCTTTGATGATGTGCTGGTGTCGCGCTATGTGCGCCCGCGTTTAACCACGGTGCGCTACCCGATTGTCACCATGGCGCAACAGGCGGCGCAACTGGCGCTGGCGCTCGCCAATGGCAGCGAGATGCCGGAAGTGACCAATATGTTTAGCCCCACGCTGGTAAGACGGCATTCGGTGAGTGGGCCGGGTTAA
- a CDS encoding GNAT family N-acetyltransferase yields the protein MKIVALSEVPHHASQITDWLWQAFGDGTSREFYDSIVRSSLNGADFPVTFVALDGDIPLGTVGFWRCDLISRQDLTPWVAALFVEESARGKGLSEALQQHVIDFAQQRGHDKLWLWSTFGGYYERFGWQYQCDALEFPDVRVKVYSREL from the coding sequence ATGAAGATTGTCGCGCTCAGCGAGGTGCCGCATCACGCCTCGCAGATCACCGATTGGCTGTGGCAGGCATTTGGCGACGGTACGTCGCGTGAGTTTTACGACAGTATCGTGCGCAGCAGCCTCAACGGCGCCGATTTCCCGGTGACCTTTGTGGCGCTTGATGGCGATATACCGCTCGGCACGGTGGGATTCTGGCGCTGCGATTTGATCAGCCGTCAGGATCTCACACCGTGGGTGGCGGCGCTGTTTGTCGAGGAGTCCGCGCGCGGCAAAGGGTTGAGCGAAGCGCTGCAGCAGCATGTGATCGATTTCGCGCAGCAGCGTGGTCATGACAAGCTGTGGTTATGGTCAACCTTTGGCGGTTATTACGAACGTTTTGGCTGGCAGTATCAGTGTGACGCGCTGGAGTTCCCGGATGTGCGGGTGAAGGTGTACTCGCGGGAGTTGTGA